The stretch of DNA GGTCGCTGGTGTCGGTTGCGGGCGGCGGCGATACGGTGGCCGCGCTCAACCAGGCGGGCGTGGCGGATCAGTTCAGCTTCGTCTCGACCGCGGGCGGTGCATTCCTCGAATGGATGGAAGGCAAGGACCTGCCCGGCGTGCGCGCGCTCGCCGGTTAAGGCCGCCCGCGCCAGATCCGCTCCACATCCGAACCGCATATCCGCCCGCCTCTTGCCCGGCGGGCGGGCTTGCGTCAGACTTTCTGGACGGACGCCGGTGTCGGCGTCGATGGACGTTCGGGGGCACGGATGGCGGACGGGCAAGTGGTCATCATCACCGGGGCGTCGTCCGGCGTCGGGCTGTGGGCGGCGCGGGCGCTGGCGGAGCGTGGCTGGCAGGTCGTCATGGCCTGTCGCGATCTCGACCGCGCGGCGCGGGCAGCCGATGCGACGGGCATCGACCCGGAACGCCGGCGGCTGATGGCGCTCGACCTTGCCGATCTCGACGATGTGCGCCGCTTTGCTGCCGCGTTCGACGTGCCCGGCGCGCGGCTCGACGCGCTGGTGCTGAACGCCGCCGTCTATATGCCGCGCCTTGCCGCGCCGCTGCGCTCCGCCCAGGGCTATGAGCTGAGCGTTGCGACCAATTATCTCGGCCATTTCCTGCTCGCCCGGCTGCTGCTGCCGCTGCTTGGCCGCGCGCCGGCACCCCGCCTCGTCACCCTCGGCACGGTGACGGCGAACAGCGCGGAGTTTGGCGGGCGCATCCCGATCCCGGCACCCGCCGATCTGGGCGATCTGTCGGGGTTCGAGGCCGGGTTCCAGGCACCGGTCGCGATGATCGACGGCAAGCCGTTCCGGCCGGGCAAGGCCTATAAGGACTCAAAGCTGGCCTGCATGATCATG from Sphingomonas changnyeongensis encodes:
- a CDS encoding protochlorophyllide reductase — translated: MRQTFWTDAGVGVDGRSGARMADGQVVIITGASSGVGLWAARALAERGWQVVMACRDLDRAARAADATGIDPERRRLMALDLADLDDVRRFAAAFDVPGARLDALVLNAAVYMPRLAAPLRSAQGYELSVATNYLGHFLLARLLLPLLGRAPAPRLVTLGTVTANSAEFGGRIPIPAPADLGDLSGFEAGFQAPVAMIDGKPFRPGKAYKDSKLACMIMSREFHRRHHAETGIVFSTLYPGCVADTPLFRHAPPAFRSIFPWFQKNVTGGYVAQPLAGERVADVVADPGFAASGVHWSWGNRQVAGRAAFSQPLSARGTDEARNRRLWDLTEKLVGLGAPKRIEITA